In the genome of Plasmodium falciparum 3D7 genome assembly, chromosome: 2, one region contains:
- a CDS encoding 6-cysteine protein P230, whose protein sequence is MKKIITLKNLFLIILVYIFSEKKDLRCNVIKGNNIKDDEDKRFHLFYYSHNLFKTPETKEKKNKKECFYKNGGIYNLSKEIRMRKDTSVKIKQRTCPFHKEGSSFEMGSKNITCFYPIVGKKERKTLDTIIIKKNVTNDHVVSSDMHSNVQEKNMILIRNIDKENKNDIQNVEEKIQRDTYENKDYESDDTLIEWFDDNTNEENFLLTFLKRCLMKIFSSPKRKKTVVQKKHKSNFFINSSLKYIYMYLTPSDSFNLVRRNRNLDEEDMSPRDNFVIDDEEEEEEEEEEEEEEEEEEEEEEEEEYDDYVYEESGDETEEQLQEEHQEEVGAESSEESFNDEDEDSVEARDGDMIRVDEYYEDQDGDTYDSTIKNEDVDEEVGEEVGEEVGEEVGEEVGEEVGEEVGEEVGEEVGEEEGEEVGEGVGEEVGEEEGEEVGEEEGEYVDEKERQGEIYPFGDEEEKDEGGESFTYEKSEVDKTDLFKFIEGGEGDDVYKVDGSKVLLDDDTISRVSKKHTARDGEYGEYGEAVEDGENVIKIIRSVLQSGALPSVGVDELDKIDLSYETTESGDTAVSEDSYDKYASNNTNKEYVCDFTDQLKPTESGPKVKKCEVKVNEPLIKVKIICPLKGSVEKLYDNIEYVPKKSPYVVLTKEETKLKEKLLSKLIYGLLISPTVNEKENNFKEGVIEFTLPPVVHKATVFYFICDNSKTEDDNKKGNRGIVEVYVEPYGNKINGCAFLDEDEEEEKYGNQIEEDEHNEKIKMKTFFTQNIYKKNNIYPCYMKLYSGDIGGILFPKNIKSTTCFEEMIPYNKEIKWNKENKSLGNLVNNSVVYNKEMNAKYFNVQYVHIPTSYKDTLNLFCSIILKEEESNLISTSYLVYVSINEELNFSLFDFYESFVPIKKTIQVAQKNVNNKEHDYTCDFTDKLDKTVPSTANGKKLFICRKHLKEFDTFTLKCNVNKTQYPNIEIFPKTLKDKKEVLKLDLDIQYQMFSKFFKFNTQNAKYLNLYPYYLIFPFNHIGKKELKNNPTYKNHKDVKYFEQSSVLSPLSSADSLGKLLNFLDTQETVCLTEKIRYLNLSINELGSDNNTFSVTFQVPPYIDIKEPFYFMFGCNNNKGEGNIGIVELLISKQEEKIKGCNFHESKLDYFNENISSDTHECTLHAYENDIIGFNCLETTHPNEVEVEVEDAEIYLQPENCFNNVYKGLNSVDITTILKNAQTYNINNKKTPTFLKIPPYNLLEDVEISCQCTIKQVVKKIKVIITKNDTVLLKREVQSESTLDDKIYKCEHENFINPRVNKTFDENVEYTCNIKIENFFNYIQIFCPAKDLGIYKNIQMYYDIVKPTRVPQFKKFNNEELHKLIPNSEMLHKTKEMLILYNEEKVDLLHFYVFLPIYIKDIYEFNIVCDNSKTMWKNQLGGKVIYHITVSKREQKVKGCSFDNEHAHMFSYNKTNVKNCIIDAKPKDLIGFVCPSGTLKLTNCFKDAIVHTNLTNINGILYLKNNLANFTYKHQFNYMEIPALMDNDISFKCICVDLKKKKYNVKSPLGPKVLRALYKKLNIKFDNYVTGTDQNKYLMTYMDLHLSHKRNYLKELFHDLGKKKPADTDANPESIIESLSINESNESGPFPTGDVDAEHLILEGYDTWESLYDEQLEEVIYNDIESLELKDIEQYVLQVNLKAPKLMMSAQIHNNRHVCDFSKNNLIVPESLKKKEELGGNPVNIHCYALLKPLDTLYVKCPTSKDNYEAAKVNISENDNEYELQVISLIEKRFHNFETLESKKPGNGDVVVHNGVVDTGPVLDNSTFEKYFKNIKIKPDKFFEKVINEYDDTEEEKDLESILPGAIVSPMKVLKKKDPFTSYAAFVVPPIVPKDLHFKVECNNTEYKDENQYISGYNGIIHIDISNSNRKINGCDFSTNNSSILTSSVKLVNGETKNCEININNNEVFGIICDNETNLDPEKCFHEIYSKDNKTVKKFREVIPNIDIFSLHNSNKKKVAYAKVPLDYINKLLFSCSCKTSHTNTIGTMKVTLNKDEKEEEDFKTAQGIKHNNVHLCNFFDNPELTFDNNKIVLCKIDAELFSEVIIQLPIFGTKNVEEGVQNEEYKKFSLKPSLVFDDNNNDIKVIGKEKNEVSISLALKGVYGNRIFTFDKNGKKGEGISFFIPPIKQDTDLKFIINETIDNSNIKQRGLIYIFVRKNVSENSFKLCDFTTGSTSLMELNSQVKEKKCTVKIKKGDIFGLKCPKGFAIFPQACFSNVLLEYYKSDYEDSEHINYYIHKDKKYNLKPKDVIELMDENFRELQNIQQYTGISNITDVLHFKNFNLGNLPLNFKNHYSTAYAKVPDTFNSIINFSCNCYNPEKHVYGTMQVESDNRNFDNIKKNENVIKNFLLPNIEKYALLLDDEERQKKIKQQQEEEQQEQILKDQDDRLSRHDDYNKNHTYILYDSNEHICDYEKNESLISTLPNDTKKIQKSICKINAKALDVVTIKCPHTKNFTPKDYFPNSSLITNDKKIVITFDKKNFVTYIDPTKKTFSLKDIYIQSFYGVSLDHLNQIKKIHEEWDDVHLFYPPHNVLHNVVLNNHIVNLSSALEGVLFMKSKVTGDETATKKNTTLPTDGVSSILIPPYVKEDITFHLFCGKSTTKKPNKKNTSLALIHIHISSNRNIIHGCDFLYLENQTNDAISNNNNNSYSIFTHNKNTENNLICDISLIPKTVIGIKCPNKKLNPQTCFDEVYYVKQEDVPSKTITADKYNTFSKDKIGNILKNAISINNPDEKDNTYTYLILPEKFEEELIDTKKVLACTCDNKYIIHMKIEKSTMDKIKIDEKKTIGKDICKYDVTTKVATCEIIDTIDSSVLKEHHTVHYSITLSRWDKLIIKYPTNEKTHFENFFVNPFNLKDKVLYNYNKPINIEHILPGAITTDIYDTRTKIKQYILRIPPYVHKDIHFSLEFNNSLSLTKQNQNIIYGNVAKIFIHINQGYKEIHGCDFTGKYSHLFTYSKKPLPNDDDICNVTIGNNTFSGFACLSHFELKPNNCFSSVYDYNEANKVKKLFDLSTKVELDHIKQNTSGYTLSYIIFNKESTKLKFSCTCSSNYSNYTIRITFDPNYIIPEPQSRAIIKYVDLQDKNFAKYLRKL, encoded by the coding sequence atgaagaaaattataacGCTGAAGAATCTATTCCTCATTATCCTGGTATACATATTTAGCGAGAAAAAAGACCTGCGTTGTAATGTGATAAAGGGAAATAATATTAAGGATGATGAAGATAAGAGATTCcacttattttattattcccACAACCTTTTTAAGACACCCgaaacaaaagaaaagaagaataaaaaggagtgcttttataaaaatggtggtatttataatttatctaAAGAAATAAGGATGAGAAAGGATACATccgtaaaaataaaacaaagaaCATGTCCCTTTCATAAAGAAGGAAGTTCATTTGAAATGGGTTCAAAGAATATTACATGTTTTTATCCTATCGTAGGGAAGAAGGAAAGGAAAACACTGGacacaattattataaaaaagaatgtaACAAATGATCATGTTGTTAGTAGTGATATGCATTCCAATgtacaagaaaaaaatatgatattaataagaaatatagataaagaaaataaaaatgatatacaaaatgtTGAGGAAAAAATACAAAGGGATACATACGAAAATAAAGATTATGAAAGTGATGATACACTTATAGAATGGTTTgatgataatacaaatgaagaAAACTTTTTACtaacttttttaaaaaggtgcttgatgaaaatattttcttcacccaaaagaaaaaaaactgtagtacaaaaaaaacataagtctaatttttttataaacagttcgttgaaatatatatatatgtatttaaccCCCTCGGATAGCTTTAACCTAGTACGTCGAAACAGAAATTTGGATGAGGAAGACATGTCGCCCAGGGATAATTTTGTAATAGATGATGAGGAAGAAGAGGAGGAGGAAGAAGAAGAGGAAGAGGAAGAagaggaagaagaagaagaagaggaGGAGGAAGAATATGATGATTATGTTTATGAAGAAAGTGGGGATGAAACAGAAGAACAATTACAAGAGGAACATCAGGAAGAAGTAGGTGCTGAATCTTCAGAAGAAAGTTTTAATGATGAGGATGAAGATTCTGTAGAAGCACGGGATGGAGATATGATAAGAGTTGACGAATATTATGAAGACCAAGATGGTGATACTTATGATAgtacaataaaaaatgaagatgtaGATGAAGAGGTAGGTGAAGAGGTAGGTGAAGAGGTAGGTGAAGAGGTAGGTGAAGAGGTAGGTGAAGAGGTAGGTGAAGAGGTAGGTGAAGAGGTAGGTGAAGAGGTAGGTGAAGAAGAAGGTGAAGAGGTAGGTGAAGGGGTAGGTGAAGAGGTAGGTGAAGAAGAAGGTGAAGAGGTAGGTGAAGAAGAAGGTGAATATGTAGATGAAAAAGAAAGGCAAGGTGAAATATATCCATTTggtgatgaagaagaaaaagatgaaGGTGGAGAAAGTTTTACCTATGAAAAGAGCGAGGTTGATAAAACAGATTTGTTTAAATTTATAGAAGGGGGTGAAGGAGATGATGTATATAAAGTGGATGGTTCCAAAGTTTTATTAGATGATGATACAATTAGTAGAGTATCTAAAAAACATACTGCACGAGATGGTGAATATGGTGAATATGGTGAAGCTGTCGAAGATGGagaaaatgttataaaaataattagaaGTGTGTTACAAAGTGGTGCATTACCAAGTGTAGGTGTTGATGAGTTAGATAAAATCGATTTGTCATATGAAACAACAGAAAGTGGAGATACTGCTGTATCCGAAGAttcatatgataaatatgcatctaataatacaaataaagaaTACGTTTGTGATTTTACAGATCAATTAAAACCAACAGAAAGTGGTCCTAAAGTAAAAAAATGTGAAGTAAAAGTTAATGAGCCattaataaaagtaaaaataatatgtccATTAAAAGGTTCTgtagaaaaattatatgataatatagaaTATGTACCTAAAAAAAGCCCATATGTTGTTTTAACAAAAGAGGAAACTAAACTAAAGGAAAAACTTCTCTCGAAACTTATTTATGGTTTATTAATATCTCCGACGGTTAACGAAAAGGAgaataattttaaagaaGGTGTTATTGAATTTACTCTTCCCCCTGTGGTACACAAGGCAAcagtgttttattttatatgtgatAATTCAAAAACAGAAGATGATaacaaaaaaggaaatagaGGGATTGTAGAAGTGTATGTAGAACCATATggtaataaaattaatggaTGTGCTTTCTTGgatgaagatgaagaagaagaaaaatatggtAATCAAATTGAAGAAGATGAACATAATGagaagataaaaatgaaaacattCTTTACccagaatatatataaaaaaaataatatatatccatgttatatgaaattatatagCGGAGATATAGGTGGTATTCTATTTCCtaagaatataaaatcaaCAACGTGTTTTGAAGAGATGATAccttataataaagaaataaaatggaataaagaaaataaaagtttAGGTAACTTAGTTAATAATTCTgtagtatataataaagagaTGAAtgcaaaatattttaatgttcAGTATGTTCACATTCCTACAAGTTATAAAGAtacattaaatttattttgtagtattatattaaaagaagagGAAAGTAATTTAATTTCTACTTCTTATTTAGTATATGTAAGTATTAATGAAGAATTAAATTTTTCACTTTTCGATTTTTATGAATCATTTGtacctataaaaaaaacCATACAAGTAGCTCAAAagaatgtaaataataaagaacatGATTATACATGTGATTTTACCGATAAATTAGATAAAACGGTTCCTTCTACTGCTAATGGgaagaaattatttatatgtagaaAGCATTTAAAAGAATTTGATACATTTACCTTAAAATGTAATGTTAATAAAACACAATATCCAAATATCGAGATATTTCCTAAAacattaaaagataaaaaggaAGTATTAAAATTAGATCTTGATATACAATATCAAATGTTtagtaaattttttaaattcaatACACAGAATGCAAagtatttaaatttatatccatattatttaatttttccatttaatcatataggaaaaaaagaattaaaaaataatcctacatataaaaatcataaaGATGTGAAATATTTTGAGCAATCATCTGTATTATCTCCCTTATCTTCCGCAGACAGTTTAgggaaattattaaattttttagaTACTCAAGAGACGGTATGTCTTACGGAAAAGATaagatatttaaatttaagtATCAATGAGTTAGGATctgataataatacattttctGTAACATTTCAGGTTCCACCATATATAGATATTAAGgaacctttttattttatgtttggttgtaataataataaaggtgAAGGGAATATCGGAATTGttgaattattaatatctaaGCAAGAAGAAAAGATTAAAGGATGTAATTTCCATGAATCTAAATTAGATTATTTCAATGAAAACATTTCTAGTGATACACATGAATGTACATTGCATGCAtatgaaaatgatataattgGATTTAATTGTTTAGAAACTACTCATCCTAATGAGGTTGAGGTTGAAGTTGAAGATGCTGAAATATATCTTCAACCTGAGAATTGttttaataatgtatataaaggATTGAATTCTGTTGATATTACtactatattaaaaaatgcacaaacatataatataaataataagaaaacacctacctttttaaaaattccaccatataatttattagaaGATGTCGAAATTAGTTGCCAATGTACTATTAAACAAgttgttaaaaaaataaaagttatTATAACCAAAAATGATAcagtattattaaaaagagaAGTGCAATCTGAGTCTACATtagatgataaaatatataaatgtgaacatgaaaattttattaatccaagagtaaataaaacatttgatgaaaatgtagaatatacatgtaatataaaaatagagaatttctttaattatattcaaatattttgTCCAGCCAAAGATCTtggtatttataaaaatatacaaatgtaTTATGATATTGTAAAACCAACAAGAGTACcacaatttaaaaaatttaataatgaagaattaCATAAATTAATTCCTAATTCAGAAATGTTAcataaaacaaaagaaatgttaattttatataatgaagaaaaagtggatctattacatttttatgtattcttaccaatatatataaaagacaTATATGAATTCAATATAGTATGTGATAATTCAAAAACAATGTGGAAAAATCAATTAGGAGGAAAagttatatatcatattactGTTTCAAAAAGAGAGCAGAAAGTAAAAGGTTGTTCATTTGATAATGAACATGCACATATGTTTAGTTATAATAAAACTAATGTAAAAAATTGTATTATAGATGCTAAACCTAAAGATTTGATAGGTTTCGTTTGTCCCTCTGGTACCTTAAAATTAACAAATTGTTTTAAAGATGCAATAGTACATACAAATTTAACAAATATTAATGGTAtactttatttaaaaaataatttggcTAACTTTACATATAAACAtcaatttaattatatggaAATACCAGCTTTAATGGATAATgatatatcatttaaatgtatatgtgttgatttaaaaaaaaaaaaatataatgtcaAATCACCATTAGGACCTAAAGTTTTACGTGctctttataaaaaattaaatataaaatttgatAATTATGTTACTGGCACtgatcaaaataaatatcttaTGACATATATGGATTTACATTTATCTCATAAACGTAATTATTTAAAGGAATTATTTCATGATTTaggtaaaaaaaaaccaGCAGATACAGATGCTAACCCTGAATCTATTATCGAATCTTTAAGTATTAATGAATCTAATGAATCTGGACCTTTTCCAACCGGGGATGTAGATGCAGAACATTTAATATTAGAAGGATATGATACATGGGAAAGTTTATATGATGAACAATTAGAAgaagttatatataatgatattgaATCTTTAGAATTAAAAGATATTGAACAATATGTTTTACAAGTTAATTTAAAAGCTCCAAAATTAATGATGTCTGCTcaaattcataataatagaCATGTATGTGATTTctcaaaaaataatttaattgtaCCAgaatcattaaaaaaaaaagaagagcTTGGTGGTAATCCAGTAAATATTCATTGTTATGCATTATTAAAACCTTTAGATacattatatgtaaaatgtCCTACATCAAAAGATAATTATGAAGCTGCTAAAGTAAACATATCTGAAAACGACAATGAATATGAGTTACAAGTTATATCATTAATCGAAAAAAGATTTCATAATTTTGAGACGTTAGAATCGAAGAAACCTGGAAATGGAGATGTAGTAGTACATAATGGTGTTGTAGATACTGGACCTGTATTAGATAACAGtacatttgaaaaatattttaaaaatataaaaataaaaccagataaattttttgagaaagttataaatgaatatgatgatactgaagaagaaaaagatttAGAAAGTATATTACCTGGGGCTATTGTTAGTCCTATGaaagttttaaaaaaaaaggatccTTTTACATCATATGCTGCTTTTGTTGTTCCACCAATTGTTCCCAAAGATTTACATTTTAAAGTAGAATGTAATAATACAGAATATAAAGATGAAAATCAATATATAAGTGGATATAATGGTATAATACATATTGATATATCAAATAGTAATAGGAAAATTAATGGATGTGATTTCTCTACGAACAATAGTTCTATTTTAACATCCAGTGTAAAATTAGTAAATGGAGAAACTAAAAATtgtgaaataaatataaataataatgaagtaTTTGGTATCATATGTGATAATGAAACAAATTTAGATCCAGAAAAATGTTTTCATGAAATATATagtaaagataataaaactGTAAAAAAATTTCGTGAAGTTATACctaatatagatatattctCATTACATAATtctaataagaaaaaagttGCATATGCTAAAGTACCTTtagattatattaataaattattattttcttgttcATGTAAAACATCACATACTAATACAATAGGTACCATGAAAGTTACTCTaaataaagatgaaaaagaagaagaagatttTAAAACAGCTCAAGGtattaaacataataatGTACATTTATGTAATTTCTTTGATAATCCTGAATTAacatttgataataataaaatagttTTATGTAAAATCGATGCAGAACTGTTCTCAGAAGTAATTATACAATTACCAATATTTGGAACAAAGAATGTAGAAGAAGGAGTacaaaatgaagaatataaaaaattttcattaaaACCATCATTAGTTTttgatgataacaataatgatattaaagttataggaaaagaaaaaaatgaagtatCTATTAGTTTAGCTTTGAAAGGGGTTTATGGAAATCGAATTTTTACTTTtgataaaaatggaaaaaaaggAGAAGGAATTAGTTTTTTTATACCTCCAATAAAACAAGATACagatttaaaatttataattaatgaaACAATAGATAATTCAAATATTAAACAAAGaggattaatatatatttttgttaggAAAAATGTATCAGAAaattcatttaaattatgtGATTTCACAACAGGTTCGACTTCATTAATGGAATTAAATAGTCaagtaaaagaaaaaaagtgcactgttaaaattaaaaaaggagATATTTTTGGATTGAAATGTCCTAAAGGTTTTGCTATATTTCCACAAGCATGTTTTAGTAATGTTTTAttagaatattataaaagtgATTATGAAGATAGTGaacatattaattattatattcataaagataaaaaatataatttaaaaccTAAAGATGTTATTGAATTAATGGATGAAAATTTTAGAGaattacaaaatatacaacAATATACAGGAATATCAAATATTACAGATGTGTTACAtttcaaaaattttaatttaggTAATCTAccattaaattttaaaaatcatTATTCTACAGCATATGCTAAAGTACCAGATACCTTTAATTCTATTATTAACTTCTCATGTAATTGTTATAATCCAGAAAAACATGTATATGGTACTATGCAAGTTGAGTCTGATAATCgaaattttgataatattaaaaaaaatgaaaatgttataaaaaatttcctTTTAcctaatatagaaaaatatgcACTACTAttagatgatgaagaaagacaaaaaaaaataaaacaacaaCAAGAAGAAGAACAACAAgaacaaatattaaaagatcaAGATGATAGATTAAGCAGAcatgatgattataataaaaatcatacatatatactatatgattcaaatgaacatatatgtgattatgaaaaaaatgaatcacTCATATCAACATTACCTAatgatacaaaaaaaatacaaaaaagtaTCTGTAAAATTAATGCAAAAGCATTAGATGTTGTTACAATTAAATGTCCTCatacaaaaaattttacGCCTAAAGATTATTTTCCTAATTCTTCATTAATAactaatgataaaaaaattgtgATTACTTTTGATAAGAAAAATTTTGTTACTTATATAGATCctacaaaaaaaacattttctttgaaagatatatatatacaaagttTTTATGGTGTTTCTCTTGATCATCttaatcaaataaaaaaaatacatgaaGAATGGGATGatgtacatttattttatcctcCTCATAATGTATTACATAATGTTGTACTTAATAATCATATAGTCAACTTATCATCTGCATTAGAAGGAGTCTTATTTATGAAATCAAAAGTTACTGGAGATGAAACAgctacaaaaaaaaacactACACTACCAACTGATGGTGTATCAAGTATTTTAATTCCACCATATGTAAAGGAAGATATAACATTTCATCTTTTTTGTGGGAAATCTACAACAAAAAAACCAAACAAAAAGAACACATCTCTTGCACTtattcatatacatatatcatCAAACAGAAATATTATTCATGGATGtgatttcttatatttagaAAATCAAACAAATGATGctattagtaataataataataattcatattctatatttacacataataaaaatacagaGAATAATCTAATATGTGATATATCTTTAATTCCAAAAACTGTTATAGGAATTAAATGtcctaataaaaaattaaatccaCAAACATGTTTTGATGAAGTGTATTATGTTAAACAAGAAGATGTACCTTCGAAAACTATAACAgctgataaatataatacatttagtAAAGACAAAATaggaaatatattaaaaaatgcaATCTCTATTAATAATCCAGATGAAAAGGATAATACATAtacttatttaatattaccaGAAAAATTTGAAGAAGAATTAATCGATACCAAAAAAGTTTTAGCTTGTACatgtgataataaatatataatacatatgaaaatagaaaaaagtacaatggataaaataaaaatagatgaaaaaaaaacaattggtaaagatatatgtaaatatgatGTTACTACTAAAGTTGCTACTTGTGAAATTATTGATACAATTGATTCGTCTGTATTAAAAGAACATCATACAGTACATTATTCTATTACATTATCAAGATGGGATAaacttattattaaatatccAACAAATGAGAAAACACATTTcgaaaatttttttgttaatccttttaatttaaaagataaagttttatataattataataaaccAATAAATATAGAACATATCTTACCAGGAGCCATTACAACAGATATATATGATACCAgaacaaaaattaaacaatatatattaagaattCCACCATATGTACATAAAGATATACATTTCTCATTAGAATTTAACAATAGCCTAAGTTTAACAAAacaaaatcaaaatattatttatggaAATGTAGccaaaatttttattcatataaatcaAGGATATAAAGAAATTCATGGATGTGATTTCACAGGAAAATATTCccatttatttacatattcaaaaaaaCCTTTAccaaatgatgatgatatatgTAATGTAACTATAGGTAATAATACATTCTCAGGTTTTGCATGCTTAAGCCATTTTGAATTAAAACCAAATAACTGCTTCTCATCTGtttatgattataatgaAGCCAATAaagttaaaaaattattcgaTCTATCCACAAAAGTAGAATTAGACCATATCAAACAAAATACTTCAGGATATACactatcatatattatttttaataaagaatCCACAAAACTTAAATTCTCATGTACATGCTCATCCAACTATTCAAATTATACTATACGAATCACATTTGATCCTAATTATATAATCCCAGAACCTCAATCAAGAGCCATCATTAAATATGTAGATCTGCAAGATAAAAATTTTGCAAAATACTTGAGAAAGCTTTAA